One Clavibacter zhangzhiyongii genomic region harbors:
- a CDS encoding metallopeptidase family protein yields the protein MLHCDPDDFERLVVDELDELPDEMVDGLDNVVFVVEDRPEDGSLDLLGLYDGVAMTERGQYGFGEMPDRIVVYREPHLHEADDMDDLRDLVHVTLVHEIAHFHGIDDDRLHELGWA from the coding sequence GTGCTGCACTGCGATCCCGACGACTTCGAGCGCCTGGTCGTCGACGAGCTCGATGAGCTGCCGGACGAGATGGTCGACGGCCTCGACAACGTCGTCTTCGTGGTGGAGGACCGACCCGAGGACGGATCGCTCGACCTGCTCGGCCTCTACGACGGCGTCGCGATGACCGAGCGCGGCCAGTACGGGTTCGGGGAGATGCCCGACCGGATCGTCGTCTACCGCGAGCCGCACCTCCACGAGGCCGACGACATGGACGACCTGCGCGACCTGGTGCACGTGACGCTCGTGCACGAGATCGCGCACTTCCACGGCATCGACGACGACCGGCTGCACGAGCTCGGCTGGGCCTGA
- the orn gene encoding oligoribonuclease translates to MGNNADRLVWIDCEMTGLDLAIDELVEVAVVVTDFDLVPVDPGFTIVINPDPAALANMGEFVTDMHRSSGLLDEIPAGVSLADAEFAVLEYLLQHVPNGGKAPIAGNTIGTDRAFLAKYMPRVDAHLHYRSVDVSSIKVLAKEWFPRIYFNSPAKNGGHRALADILESIRELEYYRRAAFVPAPGPATEDVQAISADVTSAWAPRL, encoded by the coding sequence ATGGGCAACAACGCGGACCGGCTGGTGTGGATCGACTGCGAGATGACGGGGCTGGACCTCGCGATCGACGAGCTGGTGGAGGTCGCGGTGGTCGTCACCGACTTCGATCTCGTCCCCGTCGACCCGGGCTTCACGATCGTCATCAACCCGGACCCCGCCGCCCTCGCCAACATGGGCGAGTTCGTCACCGACATGCACCGCTCCTCCGGCCTCCTCGACGAGATCCCCGCGGGCGTGAGCCTCGCCGACGCCGAGTTCGCGGTGCTCGAGTACCTGCTGCAGCACGTGCCTAACGGCGGCAAGGCCCCCATCGCGGGCAACACCATCGGCACCGACCGCGCGTTCCTCGCGAAGTACATGCCGCGGGTGGACGCGCACCTGCACTACCGGAGCGTCGACGTGTCCTCCATCAAGGTGCTCGCCAAGGAGTGGTTCCCGCGGATCTACTTCAACTCCCCCGCGAAGAACGGCGGCCACCGCGCCCTCGCCGACATCCTCGAGTCGATCCGCGAGCTCGAGTACTACCGCCGCGCCGCCTTCGTCCCCGCGCCCGGACCGGCGACGGAGGACGTGCAGGCCATCTCCGCGGACGTGACGTCCGCGTGGGCCCCGCGGCTGTAG